From a region of the Gossypium raimondii isolate GPD5lz chromosome 10, ASM2569854v1, whole genome shotgun sequence genome:
- the LOC105778356 gene encoding S-adenosylmethionine decarboxylase proenzyme 4 encodes MAVSGFEGFEKRLELHFFGDIDDDDGNNMLGLRLLDFESLEQVLLAVQCTVVSAVGNPFFDAYVLSESSLFVYPTKIIIKTCGTTQLLKSIPPLIHFANNLGLSLQTCSYTRGNFIFPKSQPFPHTSFQEEVIYIEHNIPNNLCYRKASVMPSKLPSHSWHVFTATLLPPLKSPHHATFTVEVCMTELDRLIARKFFSRDSKTGDLAGRDMTELTGIDTINAGAFICDFAFDPCGYSMNGIDGDRYSTIHVTPEDGFSYASFECVGSVYDDPDDIVEILKKAVRVFMPATVSISTTRCSREVWTKMARALQPLGLKCRSFVMDEFPAAGTISYQTFTAARRK; translated from the coding sequence ATGGCTGTTTCAGGGTTTGAAGGGTTTGAGAAACGCCTAGAGCTCCATTTCTTTGGGgatattgatgatgatgatgggaaCAACATGTTGGGGCTTAGGCTGCTTGATTTCGAATCACTCGAGCAAGTCTTACTTGCTGTCCAATGCACTGTTGTATCAGCTGTTGGGAACCCTTTCTTTGATGCTTACGTTTTGTCTGAATCAAGCTTATTTGTTTACCCTACAAAGATCATCATCAAAACCTGTGGGACAACCCAACTTCTCAAATCAATCCCTCCATTGATCCACTTTGCCAACAATCTTGGCCTCTCTTTGCAAACCTGTAGTTACACCAGAGGTAACTTCATCTTCCCCAAATCCCAACCTTTCCCCCACACCAGCTTCCAAGAAGAAGTCATTTACATTGAACATAATATCCCCAACAATCTTTGCTATCGAAAAGCCTCCGTTATGCCTTCTAAGCTCCCATCTCATTCATGGCATGTTTTCACCGCTACCCTGTTGCCTCCATTGAAATCTCCCCACCATGCTACTTTCACCGTCGAAGTTTGCATGACGGAACTCGACCGCCTCATTGCACGTAAGTTCTTCTCCCGGGATAGCAAAACAGGGGATTTAGCCGGAAGAGACATGACGGAGCTGACGGGGATTGACACCATTAACGCTGGAGCTTTCATATGTGACTTCGCGTTTGATCCGTGCGGTTACTCCATGAATGGCATTGATGGTGATCGTTACTCCACCATCCATGTTACCCCTGAAGATGGGTTTAGTTACGCTAGCTTCGAGTGCGTTGGATCGGTTTACGACGACCCGGATGATATCGTTGAGATCTTGAAGAAAGCTGTTCGAGTTTTCATGCCGGCGACGGTTTCAATTTCGACGACAAGGTGTAGCCGTGAAGTTTGGACGAAGATGGCGCGTGCGTTGCAACCACTTGGACTCAAGTGCCGGAGTTTCGTAATGGATGAGTTCCCTGCCGCCGGTACCATATCCTACCAAACGTTCACGGCGGCTCGCCGGAAATAA